From Streptomyces sp. NBC_01754, a single genomic window includes:
- a CDS encoding discoidin domain-containing protein, with product MFRRRGRKTHAAGSRPRRGWRRPRLALPLVLLAVAAGVWFALPHVPGLLGLAKEETGAPEAVPPSAFRGSSEASGHPAAAAFDGFNNRYWAPRKPGDGAGEYLECDFAQPVRVTKVVVFSGTSALKDEFLTQARPARITVTLTSEDGEETSRTIRLRDQAGQQTFDVRGADTVRARLTVDSAYGTGEGRRTAVAEVEFFGHRS from the coding sequence ATGTTCCGCAGGCGTGGCAGGAAGACCCACGCCGCCGGATCACGGCCACGGCGCGGGTGGCGCAGGCCGCGGCTCGCCCTGCCGCTCGTGCTGCTGGCGGTGGCTGCCGGTGTGTGGTTCGCGCTGCCTCATGTGCCCGGGCTGCTCGGCCTCGCCAAGGAGGAGACCGGGGCCCCCGAAGCGGTACCCCCCTCCGCGTTCCGTGGTTCCAGCGAGGCGTCCGGTCACCCGGCGGCCGCCGCCTTCGACGGGTTCAACAACCGGTACTGGGCTCCGCGGAAGCCGGGAGACGGTGCCGGGGAGTATCTGGAGTGCGATTTCGCGCAGCCGGTGCGGGTGACGAAGGTGGTGGTGTTCTCCGGGACGTCGGCGCTCAAGGACGAGTTCCTCACCCAGGCCCGGCCCGCGCGGATCACGGTGACCCTCACCTCCGAGGACGGGGAGGAGACCAGCCGGACGATCCGGCTGCGGGACCAGGCGGGGCAGCAGACCTTCGACGTCCGGGGAGCGGACACCGTCCGTGCCCGGCTCACGGTCGATTCCGCGTACGGCACCGGCGAAGGCCGCAGGACGGCCGTCGCGGAGGTCGAGTTCTTCGGCCACAGGTCCTGA
- a CDS encoding phage tail protein: protein MRTGVTGLVSPHPLIEQLPAVYLEQDFLRRFLGALDEVLAPVLLTVDNLPAHLDPRSAPDDFLAWLAQWVAVDPHEDVPPDRRRATVRGAVTRHARRGTLGGLAEAVRLETGAEPEVTESGGTAWATRPHTTLPGDEGHPWVTVRVRAGQGRAADRVRLEELIGAEVPAHVGFTLEILPPDGNGDVDGGVGGAAE, encoded by the coding sequence ATGCGTACCGGCGTCACGGGGCTCGTGAGCCCGCACCCCTTGATCGAGCAACTGCCCGCCGTCTACCTGGAACAGGACTTCCTGCGGCGCTTCCTCGGCGCGCTCGACGAGGTCCTCGCCCCCGTCCTGCTCACCGTCGACAACCTGCCCGCCCACCTCGACCCCCGCAGCGCCCCGGACGACTTCCTGGCCTGGCTGGCCCAGTGGGTGGCGGTGGACCCGCACGAGGACGTCCCGCCCGACCGGCGGCGTGCGACGGTACGGGGCGCGGTGACCCGGCACGCCCGGCGCGGGACGCTCGGGGGACTGGCCGAGGCGGTACGGCTGGAGACCGGCGCGGAGCCCGAGGTCACCGAGAGCGGCGGAACGGCGTGGGCGACCCGGCCGCACACCACGTTGCCGGGCGACGAGGGCCACCCCTGGGTGACGGTCAGGGTCAGGGCGGGCCAGGGGCGGGCGGCCGACCGGGTGCGGCTGGAGGAGCTGATCGGCGCGGAGGTCCCGGCACATGTGGGGTTCACCCTGGAGATCCTGCCGCCGGACGGGAACGGGGACGTGGACGGGGGCGTGGGGGGTGCCGCGGAATGA
- a CDS encoding SDR family oxidoreductase yields the protein MNARENLTVAVVGGTGTLGSAVVEELRKRGHRVRVLSRRSTEYPVDLTTGAGLPGALAGCDVVVDAGNSASPKRAKATLVDGSRLLLAAEEKAGVGHHVAISIVGCEKVPIGYYRTKVAQEEVVECGPVDWTTVRATQFHELVAGVLASLARSGLHPLPRAPLQTVASVEVAHAVADVAERPALRGRVEVAGPEIVDLRDLALRWRAAHRSRVLPVPVVLPGAVGRALRAGALTTDRPDVRGTTTFAQWLDRRQARSSP from the coding sequence ATGAACGCACGAGAGAATCTGACCGTCGCCGTCGTCGGCGGCACCGGGACGCTGGGCAGTGCCGTCGTCGAGGAGCTGCGGAAGCGCGGCCACCGGGTACGGGTGCTGAGCCGCCGTTCCACGGAGTATCCGGTCGACCTGACGACCGGGGCGGGACTGCCCGGGGCGCTGGCCGGCTGCGACGTGGTCGTCGACGCCGGCAACAGCGCCTCCCCGAAGCGGGCGAAGGCGACCCTGGTCGACGGATCGCGGCTGCTGCTCGCGGCGGAGGAGAAGGCCGGGGTGGGCCACCACGTCGCGATCTCGATCGTCGGCTGCGAGAAGGTCCCGATCGGCTACTACCGGACGAAGGTGGCCCAGGAAGAGGTGGTGGAGTGCGGACCGGTCGACTGGACGACGGTGCGGGCGACGCAGTTCCACGAGCTGGTGGCCGGTGTGCTGGCGTCTTTGGCCCGGTCCGGTCTGCACCCGTTGCCGAGGGCGCCGCTACAGACCGTGGCGTCGGTGGAGGTGGCGCACGCCGTCGCCGACGTCGCCGAGCGGCCCGCGCTGCGGGGCCGCGTGGAGGTGGCGGGTCCCGAGATCGTGGATCTGCGTGATCTGGCCCTCCGGTGGCGTGCCGCCCACCGCAGCCGGGTACTTCCGGTTCCGGTGGTGCTGCCGGGGGCGGTGGGACGGGCGCTGAGGGCCGGGGCGCTCACCACGGACCGGCCCGACGTGCGGGGCACCACGACGTTCGCCCAGTGGCTGGACCGGCGTCAGGCGCGGTCGTCACCCTGA
- a CDS encoding putative baseplate assembly protein, producing MTLPSPHLDDRRFQGLVDEAKRRVQQRCPEWTDHNVSDPGVTLIEAFAGMVDQLVYRVNRVPEKSYLTFLDLIGVRLHPPTAARTEVTFRLSAPRPDPVVVKAGTEIATLRTETEEAVVFTTTGQLTVVPCSYDALVTWPVSGEAADRTEELAIGRDVACFDATPTPGDCLYVGLSAAVPAGVVVLRLDCGVEGVGVDPLRAPLVWEAWDGSAWAACQVEKDDTGGFNRSGELILHLPATHATLALARRTAGWLRCRLIEAEPGSPTYLAPPVLRRVTAFTIGATGGAEHAETVTDEVLGAAEGVPGQVFTLARPPVVPGEFVVEVTDPAGGPEPTRWTRVDDFAHSGPDDRHITLDPNSGRVEFGPAVRERDGSVRHYGAVPAKGTTVRVSSYRTGGGVRGNVARSTLKVLRSAIPYVARVENRRPALGGVDGESVESARVRGPMTLRTLHRAVVPHDYELLAREVAPDAARVHCIRAGEASGTDAGDAQGVRLLVVPAGRSDEQGRIGFDELVPPAQTLRLIAGHLDARRPIGARLVVEPPFYQGVTVVAVVQAERGAVADRVREAALAALYGYFNPLSGGPNGQGWPFGRPVQSGEAFAVLQRVPGVDLVEDVRLYPADPVTGERTEATAKIPLDRHALVFSYEHQLRVRGA from the coding sequence GTGACGCTGCCCAGCCCCCATCTGGACGACCGCCGCTTCCAGGGCCTCGTGGACGAGGCCAAACGCCGCGTCCAGCAACGCTGTCCGGAGTGGACCGACCACAACGTGTCGGATCCGGGCGTCACCCTCATCGAGGCCTTCGCGGGCATGGTCGACCAGCTCGTCTACCGGGTGAACCGGGTGCCGGAGAAGAGCTACCTGACCTTTCTCGACCTGATCGGTGTCCGGCTCCACCCGCCCACCGCCGCACGCACCGAGGTGACGTTCCGGCTCTCCGCCCCGCGTCCCGACCCGGTGGTGGTGAAGGCCGGTACCGAGATCGCCACCCTCCGGACGGAGACCGAGGAGGCGGTCGTCTTCACCACCACCGGACAGCTGACGGTCGTGCCCTGCTCGTACGACGCCCTCGTGACCTGGCCGGTCTCCGGCGAAGCGGCCGACCGCACGGAGGAACTGGCGATCGGCCGGGACGTGGCGTGCTTCGACGCGACTCCCACCCCGGGTGACTGCCTGTACGTGGGCCTGTCGGCCGCCGTGCCGGCGGGAGTCGTGGTGCTGCGGCTGGACTGCGGGGTCGAGGGCGTCGGCGTGGACCCGCTGCGGGCACCGCTGGTCTGGGAGGCCTGGGACGGAAGCGCCTGGGCGGCCTGCCAGGTCGAGAAGGACGACACCGGCGGCTTCAACCGGTCCGGTGAACTGATCCTGCACCTCCCGGCGACACACGCCACCCTCGCCCTGGCACGGCGTACCGCCGGGTGGCTGCGCTGCCGGCTGATCGAGGCGGAGCCCGGCAGCCCGACCTATCTGGCACCCCCGGTGCTCCGGCGCGTCACCGCGTTCACCATCGGCGCGACGGGGGGCGCCGAGCACGCCGAGACCGTGACGGACGAGGTGCTCGGCGCGGCGGAGGGCGTGCCCGGCCAGGTGTTCACGCTGGCCCGGCCGCCGGTGGTGCCCGGCGAGTTCGTCGTCGAGGTGACCGATCCGGCGGGCGGACCCGAGCCCACCCGGTGGACCAGGGTCGACGACTTCGCGCACTCCGGGCCGGACGACCGCCACATCACCCTCGACCCGAACTCCGGGCGCGTCGAGTTCGGCCCCGCCGTACGGGAGCGGGACGGTTCCGTACGCCACTACGGTGCCGTACCGGCGAAGGGCACCACGGTCCGGGTGAGCTCCTACCGCACCGGCGGGGGTGTACGCGGCAACGTCGCCCGTTCGACGCTGAAGGTGCTGCGCAGCGCGATCCCCTACGTGGCACGGGTGGAGAACCGCCGCCCGGCGCTGGGCGGGGTGGACGGCGAGAGCGTCGAGAGCGCGCGGGTGCGCGGGCCGATGACCCTGCGCACCCTGCACCGGGCCGTCGTCCCGCACGACTACGAACTGCTGGCCCGGGAGGTCGCCCCGGACGCCGCGCGGGTGCACTGCATCCGGGCCGGGGAGGCGTCCGGCACCGACGCCGGGGACGCCCAGGGGGTGCGGCTGCTCGTGGTGCCCGCGGGGCGGAGCGACGAGCAGGGCAGGATCGGGTTCGACGAACTCGTGCCTCCCGCACAGACCCTCCGGCTGATCGCCGGGCACCTGGACGCCCGGCGTCCGATCGGCGCCAGACTCGTCGTCGAACCGCCCTTCTACCAGGGGGTCACCGTCGTCGCCGTGGTCCAGGCCGAGCGCGGAGCGGTCGCGGACCGGGTCAGGGAGGCGGCACTGGCCGCGCTGTACGGGTACTTCAACCCGCTGTCCGGCGGTCCGAACGGGCAGGGGTGGCCGTTCGGACGCCCGGTGCAGTCGGGGGAGGCGTTCGCGGTGCTCCAGCGGGTACCGGGTGTGGACCTGGTCGAGGACGTCCGGCTGTATCCGGCCGACCCGGTGACCGGCGAACGGACCGAAGCCACGGCCAAGATCCCGCTGGACCGGCACGCGCTGGTCTTCAGCTACGAGCACCAGCTCCGGGTCAGGGGGGCGTAG